In Pyrus communis chromosome 1, drPyrComm1.1, whole genome shotgun sequence, the following are encoded in one genomic region:
- the LOC137728418 gene encoding probable pectinesterase 53: MSTLFQHIFYVLILLLLLNSTPSQCHSKGLRPGKPDGNVHLTKNLTRAQLSEQQFMKWVKYVGSLKHSVFKAAKNKLFPSFTLHVAKNPNAGHFTKIQAAIDSLPFINFVRVVIKVHAGVYTEKVNIPPLKSFITIEGAGADKTIVQWGDTAQTPSGPKKQPMGTFNSATFAVNSPYFIAKNITFKNTTPVPKPGAIGKQAVAFRISADTASFWGCRFLGAQDTLYDHLGRHYYKDCYIEGSVDFIFGNGLSLFEGCHVHAIAQNIGALTAQGRSSMLEETGFSFVNCKVTGSGALYLGRAWGPFSRVVFAYTYMDNIIIPKGWYNWGDPNREMTVFYGQYKCTGPGARFAGRVSWSRELTREEAKPFISLSFIDGSEWIKI, encoded by the exons ATGTCAACATTATTCCAACACATTTTCTatgttcttattcttcttctcctcctcaattcaaCCCCATCACAATGCCATTCCAAGGGACTCCGACCGGGGAAGCCAGACGGAAACGTGCACTTAACGAAGAACCTGACTCGAGCCCAATTATCAGAACAGCAATTCATGAAGTGGGTTAAGTATGTTGGAAGCCTCAAACACTCTGTTTTCAAAGCAGCAAAGAACAAGCTGTTtccttctttcactttgcatgtgGCCAAGAACCCTAATGCAGGACACTTCACAAAAATCCAAGCCGCCATTGATTCTCTCCCCTTCATCAATTTCGTGAGAGTTGTCATCAAAGTACATGCAGGAGTATACAC GGAGAAGGTAAATATACCTCCACTGAAATCATTTATAACCATAGAAGGAGCAGGGGCAGATAAAACCATTGTTCAATGGGGAGACACAGCTCAAACACCATCTGGTCCAAAAAAACAACCGATGGGGACTTTCAATTCTGCAACTTTTGCTGTGAATTCCCCTTATTTCATTGCCAAAAACATTACATTCAAG AACACTACACCCGTCCCTAAACCCGGAGCAATTGGGAAGCAGGCAGTGGCATTTAGAATATCAGCAGATACTGCATCCTTCTGGGGGTGTAGATTTTTGGGGGCACAAGACACACTTTATGATCATTTGGGAAGGCATTATTACAAGGATTGCTACATTGAAGGTTCTGTGGATTTCATCTTTGGAAATGGACTCTCCCTATTTGAG GGATGTCACGTGCATGCAATAGCACAGAACATAGGAGCACTCACGGCGCAAGGCAGAAGCAGTATGTTGGAGGAAACGGGCTTCTCATTTGTAAACTGTAAGGTCACGGGTTCAGGAGCTCTCTATCTTGGTAGGGCTTGGGGTCCCTTTTCGAGGGTGGTCTTTGCGTACACATATATGGACAACATTATCATCCCTAAAGGCTGGTACAACTGGGGTGACCCTAATCGTGAAat GACTGTGTTTTATGGGCAATACAAGTGCACAGGACCAGGAGCTCGCTTTGCAGGGAGGGTTTCGTGGAGCAGAGAACTCACTAGAGAGGAAGCCAAGCCCTTCATTTCCCTTTCCTTCATCGATGGCTCTGAGTGGATCAAAATATGA
- the LOC137733590 gene encoding arginine--tRNA ligase, cytoplasmic-like isoform X1 has product MLGTHLNLIAPISPSLCRLSCLHPSPSLPVTDLLKVASRKLIFAAKSHSVSTMATEEENVGNARQQLAKLFEVSLRRIVPDEQDVAPVIAASTGKFGDYQCNNAMGLWSKIKGKGSEFRGPPSVGQAIMKNLPDSEIIESCSVAGPGFVNVVLSKKWLAKRIQKMLIDGIEKWAPQLPIKRAVVDFSSPNIAKEMHVGHLRSTIIGDMLARILEFSNVEVLRRNHVGDWGTQFGMLIEFLFEKFPNIEDVNESAIGDLQAFYKASKQRFDDDPAFKERAQRAVVSLQGGEPKYRNAWLKICEISRKEFHKVYERLGVHLEEKGESFYNPYIPGVLKELSDKGLIEESQGARVIFLEGFNIPLIVVKSDGGFNYASTDLAALWYRLNEEKADWIIYVTDVGQQQHFNMFFEAAKRAGWLPTDGALKPKVTHVGFGLVLGEDGKRFRTRSSEVVRLVDLLDEAKDRSKKVLVERGWTEQELNQIAEAVGYGAVKYADLKNNRLTNYTFDFDQMLSDKGNTAVYLLYAHARICSIIRKSGKNIDELKQTGEIVLDHDGERELGLHLLQFSENVEETCTNLLPNVLCEYLYNLSEVFTKKFYSNCQVVGSPEETSRLLLCEATAIVMRKCFNLLGIEPVYKI; this is encoded by the exons ATGTTAGGTACCCACTTAAACCTGATTGCGCCGATTTCTCCTTCCCTCTGTCGACTCTCTTGCCTCCACCCCTCTCCTTCCCTCCCCGTCACCG ACTTATTGAAGGTAGCATCTAGAAAGCTTATTTTTGCAGCAAAGTCCCACTCAGTATCGACAATGGCAACT GAAGAAGAGAATGTGGGAAATGCAAGGCAACAGTTGGCAAAACTGTTTGAAGTATCGCTCAGGAGAATAGTCCCTGACGAGCAAGATGTCGCGCCAGTGATTGCTGCTTCAACTGGGAAGTTTGGCGATTATCAATG TAACAATGCCATGGGTCTATGGTCTAAAATAAAGGGAAAGGGGAGTGAGTTCAGGGGTCCTCCATCTGTTGGGCAG GCAATCATGAAAAATCTTCCTGATTCGGAGATCATAGAATCTTGTTCTGTAGCAGGACCTGGATTTGTGAATGTTGTCTTGTCAAAGAAATGGTTGGCTAAG AGAATACAAAAGATGCTTATTGATGGTATCGAGAAATGGGCGCCACAGCTACCGATCAAAAGGGCTGTGGTTGACTTTTCCTCGCCTAATATAGctaaagaaatgcatgtgggtcaCCTAAGGTCAACTATTATTGGGGATATGCTAGCCCGTATTCTCGAGTTTTCAAATGTTGAAGTTCTTCGACGAAATCATGTTGGTGACTGGGGGACACAG TTCGGTATGTTGATTGAGTTCCTTTTTGAAAAGTTCCCAAACATAGAAGATGTTAATGAATCGGCTATTGGTGATCTACAG GCATTCTATAAAGCATCAAAACAGAGATTCGATGATGATCCTGCTTTTAAGGAGAGAGCACAACGGGCAGTGGTTTCCCTTCAG GGTGGAGAACCCAAGTACAGAAAtgcatggctgaaaatctgTGAAATCAGCCGTAAAGAATTTCACAAGGTCTATGAACGCCTTGGAGTTCATTTAGAGGAAAAG GGAGAGAGTTTTTATAACCCATATATTCCTGGGGTTTTAAAAGAATTGAGTGATAAAGGCTTAATTGAGGAAAGCCAGGGTGCTCGTGTAATCTTTCTGGAAGGGTTTAACATCCCTCTTATTGTTGTCAAGAGCGATGGTGGTTTCAACTATGCTTCAACTGATTTAGCAGCTCTTTG GTATCGCCTTAATGAGGAGAAAGCAGATTGGATCATATATGTTACTGATGTTGGCCAGCAGCAGCATTTTAATATGTTTTTTGAG GCAGCTAAACGTGCAGGTTGGCTCCCAACTGATGGCGCCTTGAAACCAAAGGTTACCCATGTTGGTTTTGGTCTTGTTCTGGGAGAAGATGGAAAACGCTTTCGTACTCGCTCTAGTGAGGTGGTCCGATTGGTTGATTTGCTTGATGAAGCCAAGGATCGTAGCAAAAAGGTTCTTGTTGAACGTG GCTGGACTGAGCAGGAACTTAATCAAATTGCTGAGGCTGTTGGTTACGGTGCTGTTAA GTATGCTGATCTGAAGAACAATAGATTAACCAATTACACGTTTGATTTTGATCAAATGCTAAGTGATAAG GGAAACACTGCTGTTTACTTACTCTATGCTCATGCTCGGATCTGTTCCATAATAAGGAAATCTGGCAAAAACATAGACGAATTGAAACAA ACGGGGGAAATCGTGTTGGATCATGACGGTGAGCGTGAATTGGGGCTTCATTTGCTACAGTTTTCAGAG AACGTGGAGGAGACCTGCACTAATCTATTGCCGAATGTTTTGTGTGAATACCTATACAATTTATCAGAAGTCTTCACCAAAAAATTCTACTCCAATTGCCAG GTTGTCGGGTCTCCTGAGGAAACGAGCAGGCTCTTGCTCTGTGAAGCAACAGCCATTGTGATGAGGAAATGTTTTAATCTGCTCGGTATCGAACCGGTTTACAAGATATGA
- the LOC137733590 gene encoding arginine--tRNA ligase, chloroplastic/mitochondrial-like isoform X2 yields MATEEENVGNARQQLAKLFEVSLRRIVPDEQDVAPVIAASTGKFGDYQCNNAMGLWSKIKGKGSEFRGPPSVGQAIMKNLPDSEIIESCSVAGPGFVNVVLSKKWLAKRIQKMLIDGIEKWAPQLPIKRAVVDFSSPNIAKEMHVGHLRSTIIGDMLARILEFSNVEVLRRNHVGDWGTQFGMLIEFLFEKFPNIEDVNESAIGDLQAFYKASKQRFDDDPAFKERAQRAVVSLQGGEPKYRNAWLKICEISRKEFHKVYERLGVHLEEKGESFYNPYIPGVLKELSDKGLIEESQGARVIFLEGFNIPLIVVKSDGGFNYASTDLAALWYRLNEEKADWIIYVTDVGQQQHFNMFFEAAKRAGWLPTDGALKPKVTHVGFGLVLGEDGKRFRTRSSEVVRLVDLLDEAKDRSKKVLVERGWTEQELNQIAEAVGYGAVKYADLKNNRLTNYTFDFDQMLSDKGNTAVYLLYAHARICSIIRKSGKNIDELKQTGEIVLDHDGERELGLHLLQFSENVEETCTNLLPNVLCEYLYNLSEVFTKKFYSNCQVVGSPEETSRLLLCEATAIVMRKCFNLLGIEPVYKI; encoded by the exons ATGGCAACT GAAGAAGAGAATGTGGGAAATGCAAGGCAACAGTTGGCAAAACTGTTTGAAGTATCGCTCAGGAGAATAGTCCCTGACGAGCAAGATGTCGCGCCAGTGATTGCTGCTTCAACTGGGAAGTTTGGCGATTATCAATG TAACAATGCCATGGGTCTATGGTCTAAAATAAAGGGAAAGGGGAGTGAGTTCAGGGGTCCTCCATCTGTTGGGCAG GCAATCATGAAAAATCTTCCTGATTCGGAGATCATAGAATCTTGTTCTGTAGCAGGACCTGGATTTGTGAATGTTGTCTTGTCAAAGAAATGGTTGGCTAAG AGAATACAAAAGATGCTTATTGATGGTATCGAGAAATGGGCGCCACAGCTACCGATCAAAAGGGCTGTGGTTGACTTTTCCTCGCCTAATATAGctaaagaaatgcatgtgggtcaCCTAAGGTCAACTATTATTGGGGATATGCTAGCCCGTATTCTCGAGTTTTCAAATGTTGAAGTTCTTCGACGAAATCATGTTGGTGACTGGGGGACACAG TTCGGTATGTTGATTGAGTTCCTTTTTGAAAAGTTCCCAAACATAGAAGATGTTAATGAATCGGCTATTGGTGATCTACAG GCATTCTATAAAGCATCAAAACAGAGATTCGATGATGATCCTGCTTTTAAGGAGAGAGCACAACGGGCAGTGGTTTCCCTTCAG GGTGGAGAACCCAAGTACAGAAAtgcatggctgaaaatctgTGAAATCAGCCGTAAAGAATTTCACAAGGTCTATGAACGCCTTGGAGTTCATTTAGAGGAAAAG GGAGAGAGTTTTTATAACCCATATATTCCTGGGGTTTTAAAAGAATTGAGTGATAAAGGCTTAATTGAGGAAAGCCAGGGTGCTCGTGTAATCTTTCTGGAAGGGTTTAACATCCCTCTTATTGTTGTCAAGAGCGATGGTGGTTTCAACTATGCTTCAACTGATTTAGCAGCTCTTTG GTATCGCCTTAATGAGGAGAAAGCAGATTGGATCATATATGTTACTGATGTTGGCCAGCAGCAGCATTTTAATATGTTTTTTGAG GCAGCTAAACGTGCAGGTTGGCTCCCAACTGATGGCGCCTTGAAACCAAAGGTTACCCATGTTGGTTTTGGTCTTGTTCTGGGAGAAGATGGAAAACGCTTTCGTACTCGCTCTAGTGAGGTGGTCCGATTGGTTGATTTGCTTGATGAAGCCAAGGATCGTAGCAAAAAGGTTCTTGTTGAACGTG GCTGGACTGAGCAGGAACTTAATCAAATTGCTGAGGCTGTTGGTTACGGTGCTGTTAA GTATGCTGATCTGAAGAACAATAGATTAACCAATTACACGTTTGATTTTGATCAAATGCTAAGTGATAAG GGAAACACTGCTGTTTACTTACTCTATGCTCATGCTCGGATCTGTTCCATAATAAGGAAATCTGGCAAAAACATAGACGAATTGAAACAA ACGGGGGAAATCGTGTTGGATCATGACGGTGAGCGTGAATTGGGGCTTCATTTGCTACAGTTTTCAGAG AACGTGGAGGAGACCTGCACTAATCTATTGCCGAATGTTTTGTGTGAATACCTATACAATTTATCAGAAGTCTTCACCAAAAAATTCTACTCCAATTGCCAG GTTGTCGGGTCTCCTGAGGAAACGAGCAGGCTCTTGCTCTGTGAAGCAACAGCCATTGTGATGAGGAAATGTTTTAATCTGCTCGGTATCGAACCGGTTTACAAGATATGA
- the LOC137714819 gene encoding protein OXIDATIVE STRESS 3-like, with product MGRREGEMRASGGQNREENHAHQVGKEFWVFNEEHEEVICDDSRSFESSSMENSMSSTESSSSSDLVEDASSSSSTSSSNGPLYELSDLMMHLPIKRGLSKCYEGKSQSFTTLASVTTLEDLAKRVAPCRKRIKACKSFGGGFDGDKSPYLSPKANISKKASRGGGSFLYSLSNRGKLLD from the exons ATGGGTCGTCGTGAAGGAGAAATGAGGGCTTCTGGGGGTCAAAATAGAGAAGAAAATCATGCTCATCAAGTCGGAAAggaattttgggttttcaaCGAAGAACACGAAGAAGTTATTTGTGATGACTCAAGATCTTTTGAATCTTCTTCCATGGAGAATTCTATGAGCTCAacggaatcatcatcttcatctgaCTTGGTGGAGGAtgcttcttcatcttcttctacaTCGTCGTCGAACGGGCCGCTTTACGAACTATCTGACCTAATGATGCATCTTCCTATCAA gaGAGGTTTATCAAAATGTTATGAAGGAAAGTCACAATCTTTCACAACCCTAGCAAGTGTGACGACCTTAGAGGACCTTGCAAAAAGGGTAGCACCTTGTAGGAAGAGAATAAAGGCATGCAAGAGCTTTGGTGGTGGTTTTGATGGTGACAAATCACCGTATCTTTCTCCAAAAGCTAATATTTCAAAGAAAGCTTCAAGAGGAGGAGGATCTTTCTTGTATTCCCTTAGTAACAGAGGAAAATTATTggattaa